In one window of Oncorhynchus clarkii lewisi isolate Uvic-CL-2024 unplaced genomic scaffold, UVic_Ocla_1.0 unplaced_contig_13079_pilon_pilon, whole genome shotgun sequence DNA:
- the LOC139397423 gene encoding vacuolar ATPase assembly integral membrane protein vma21-like, producing MEGYAKTSLSTTYAGAPDFRGNDSSLVSALKTLLFFTILMVTLPIGLYFASKAYIFEGSLQMSTSDSYFYAAIVAVLAVHVVLALFVYVAWNEGSTKDKGKHD from the exons ATGGAAGGATATGCCAAAACATCACTTAGCACCACGTATGCTGGAGCCCCGGATTTCAGAGG GAATGACAGTTCTCTGGTATCTGCTCTGAAAACTCTTCTCTTCTTCACCATCCTGATGGTCACCCTGCCCATAGGACTGTACTTCGCATCAAAGGCATACATCTTTGAAG gttccCTACAGATGTCTACCTCAGACAGTTATTTCTATGCTGCCATCGTAGCTGTGCTGGCCGTACATGTGGTTCTGGCTTTGTTTGTCTACGTGGCCTGGAACGAGGGCTCCACCAAGGACAAGGGGAAACACGACTAA